The Catharus ustulatus isolate bCatUst1 chromosome 26, bCatUst1.pri.v2, whole genome shotgun sequence genome has a window encoding:
- the UTP11 gene encoding probable U3 small nucleolar RNA-associated protein 11, producing the protein MSAAFRKANKARQRPHRERSQPAARAKLGLLEKKKDYRLRARDYHKKQDALRALQKKALDKNPDEFYFKMIRSQVKDGVHVIKQPKDEITPEQVKLMRTQDIRYIEMKRVAEAKKIERLKAELHLLDAAGSGPRRHLFFVDSEREVQEFDIAAHLDTVPELVDRVYNRPTIATLEKEAVKGPTDPVHLKKLAQQRKNQYDLLRQRIEREKAMFVISQKIQTRKDLLDKTHKVKVKKETTTGPAIYKFKFQRKR; encoded by the exons ATGTCGGCCGCCTTCAGGAAAGCCAACAAAGCGCGGCAGCGCCCGCACCGCGAGCGGAGCCAG CCCGCCGCCCGGGCGAAGCTGGGCTTGCTGGAGAAGAAGAAGGACTACCGGCTCCGAGCGCG TGACTACCACAAGAAGCAGGATGCTCTCAGGGCGCTGCAGAAGAAAGCGCTGGACAAAAACCCCGATGAGTTCTACTTTAAAATGATACGCTCACAGGTCAAG GATGGAGTCCATGTAATAAAGCAGCCAAAGGATGAAATTACCCCGGAGCAGGTGAAACTCATGAGGACACAGGATATTAGATATATAGAAATGAAAAGAGTTGCAGAAGCCAAG AAAATCGAGCGGCTGAAGGCAGAGCTCCACCTGCTGGACGCCGCGGGGAGCGGCCCGCGCCGCCATCTCTTCTTCGTGGACTCGGAGCGGGAAG tgcaGGAGTTTGATATTGCTGCTCACCTGGACACCGTTCCTGAGCTCGTAGATAGAGTGTACAACCGACCAACCATTGCAACACTGGAGAAAGAGGCAGTGAAGGGACCTACTGATCCTGTCCACCTAAAG aAACTAGCCCAGCAGAGGAAGAACCAGTATGACCTCCTGAGGCAGCGCATCGAGAGAGAGAAGGCCATGTTTGTCATCTCCCAGAAAATCCAGACAAGGAAAGATCTTCTG GACAAAACTCATAAAGTAAAGGTGAAGAAAGAAACAACGACTGGTCCAGCTATTTACAAATTCAAGTTCCAGCGGAAACGTTAG